ATACTTTTCATGGCCTCAATGAACCGATCCAGTTCCGGCTTTCCTTCACTTTCCGTAGGCTCTACCATCAACGTTCCTGCAACAGGAAAACTTACTGTAGGTGCATGGAAACCATAATCCATCAAGCGTTTCGCAATATCCTCCACCTCAATTCCCGAAGTGCGTTTGAAGCCTCTGCAATCCAGGATCATTTCATGCGCTACCATACCCTCATCACCGGTGTACAGAATAGGATAATGATCGGCCAGTTTCACTTTTAGGTAATTGGCGTTCAGGATCGCATACCGTGTTGCATCCGTAAGGCCATTTCCGCCGAGCATTTTTATATACCCGTAGCTGATCAAGAGTATCAATGAACTTCCCCATGGCGCAGCGCTCACTGCTGGCACTGCTTTACTTCCTCCGGTCTTGATCAACGGATGTCCAGGCAAGAATGGCTTCAATTTGTCGTTCACACAGATCGGTCCCATTCCCGGGCCTCCTCCTCCATGTGGTATCGCAAAGGTCTTGTGCAGGTTCAAATGGCAAACATCCGCACCTGTTCCACCCGGACTGGTAAGGCCTACTTGCGCATTCATATTCGCACCATCCATGTACACCAGACCACCATTGGCGTGTATGGCAGCGGTAATATCAAGGATAGCGCTTTCATATACCCCGTGCGTGCTTGGGTAGGTCACCATCAAACACGAAAGGGTGTCCTTGTATTGTTCCGCCTTGGCTTTTAGGTCAACCGTATCAATGCGACCCTCTTCGTCGGCCTTTACAACTACAACTTGCATACCGGCCATAACTGCACTCGCCGGATTTGTTCCGTGCGCACTGCTCGGGATCAACGCGACATTACGTTTCAGGTCGCCGTTCGCTTCATGGTATGCGCGTATCGTTAGAAGTCCCGCGTACTCGCCTTGTGCACCACTATTCGGTTGAAGGCTCACTGCTGTCATTCCGGTAGCTTTCGCCAACGCATCGGAAAGTTCTGCGAATACCTGCTGGTAACCGGCTGCTTGTTCCACGGGTACGAACGGGTGGATATTCGCCCATTCCGGCCATGTCAATGGGATCAATGTGCTTGCCGCGTTCAATTTCATGGTACAGGAACCCAACGGGATCATACCATGCATTAAACTGAAATCCTTATTCTCCAATTTCTTGATGTACCGCTGCAATTCAAGCTCCGTATGGTATGAGTTGAAGACCGGATGTTCCATGAAGCGGCTGTGTCGCTGAAGAAATTCAGGAAGTACAGTGGGCGCTCCTTGGCTTGCACTTGAGAACGGTTTTTCACCGCACGCTTCTGCCAATGTTGCAATAACATCGTTCACATCCTCATCCCTTACCGTCTCATCGAACGCGATCGTTACACTGTCCTTTCCGTACCTGAAGTTGATGCCTCTTGACTCTGCAGCAGTTCTCACTTTCTCAATGGAAGTGGTTGCAGGTAAGCTGAATGTTACCGTATCGAAATAGACAGCATTGGAAAGTGAGTAACCCAACTTGTGCGCTGCTACTGCCACGCGGTGAGTATGATCATGCACGATATGCGCAATGCGCTTAAGGCCTTCGGGACCATGATACACCGCGTACATGCTCGCCATTACGGCCAACAATGCTTGTGCAGTGCAGATATTGCTGGTGGCCTTGTCTCTGCGGATATGTTGTTCGCGGGTCTGCAATGCCATGCGCAATGCACTGTGTCCACGACGATCCTGACTTACGCCAATGATGCGACCAGGAATGATCCGTTTGAATTCTTCAGTAGTTGCGAAGAAGGCGGCATGCGGCCCTCCATAACCCATGGGTACACCGAAACGTTGCGTATTACCAACACAAACATCAGCTCCCCATTCTCCCGGTGGGGTCAACAAGGTCAGGGCCAGAATATCCGCGCTTACCACGGTGCGGATACCGTCCTCTTTAGCTTGCGCTACGACCGAACGCAGATCCTGCACTCCTCCATCCAAAGAAGGATATTGTAGCGCAAGACCGAAGTAAGAACCATCAGGCGTAAAGTCCTTCACGTCTCCAACAACTAATTCCACACCTATCGGTACACAACGGGTTCTCAGCACCTCGATGTTCTGAGGATACAGGCCTCTGTCCGCAAAGAATTTTTTCGCTCCCACTAGTTCTTTTGGTCGAGCCGCGTAGAACATGTGCATGGCCTCACCCACGGCGGTGGCTTCATCCAACAACGATGCATTGGCTATAGGAAGTCCGGTCAGATCACTGGTCATCGTTTGGAAATTCAACAATGCTTCCAATCTACCTTGTGAGATCTCCGCCTGATAGGGCGTGTAAGCCGTGTACCAGCCCGGATTTTCGAAAACATTCCGCTGAATAGGAGGTGGTAGAAGAGTGCCACTATAACCCAAGCCGATATAACTACGGAACACCTTGTTCAATGCACCTAGCTGTTGCATACGGTCCAAATGCTCGCGCTCGGTCAAGGCCGGTCCTACATCCAACGGCTTTGGTGATCGTATACGATCAGGTACCGTACGGTCGATCAATTCATCCAATGACGCCACACCAATGGCGGTCAACATTTCAGATGTGGCTTTCGCGTTGGGGCCTATGTGGCGCTCTTGATAGGTGGAAGGTGTCATAATTCAACTAGGTAATAGTTTGCAAATATACCGGGCGAACCGGTGCGCTTCGCGATCAAACGGTGAACATGACCAATGTCAGGGTTCCGGTGGACCGCTATCTTTGGCCGCCAACGACCATGTGCGATAAACGACGGTTCATTCTTCTTCTCTGTATTCTGTGCTTCGGTTCCCTGATCAACGCACAGGAGATGATCCAGTTGATGAATGGCCAGGTGATCCCGGCTAAGATCCTTGGGCAAAGTTCGTTGGAGGTCCGGTATCAGACCTTGCGTAAAGGGAAGATGAAGGTGCGTGAGATCCCCACAGAAGAGGTGTTCTCGGTGACGGATAGCTTAGGGCGGGAGCGGATATGGTATTTCTATGATACCGCATTCGGGAATGATCTTTCGATCGATCAAATGCGTTGGTTCATTAAAGGAGAACAGGATGCACGCGCCGGTTACAAACCGTTCTGGCCTATGGTCGGTGGCTTTGTTGTTGGCGCAGGAGTGACGATCGGTCTGAATCTCGAAGTGAATTCACTTTTTCTTCCTCCGCTGTATTCCGGTGTCATGGCTTTGCCTCGCGTTCATGTAACAAAAGGGTCAATAACCGATCCCATCATGGAAGGGGATGAATACTACGCCACGGGATACGCTAAAGTGGGGAAGACCAAACGTGTTGTGCGTACCCTGATCGCTACGGCAGCCGGTGTAGTTGCAGGGTTGGCGGTGAGGCAACTGATCATCAATCCGAATTTGGAAGGATATTAAGAACGAACCCAGGCCGGAATAGATCTTATGTTGCTTGGCCGGGGTCCGATGAATAGTTAAACGGAAATGGGTCCAGTCAGGAACATTCCATTCGTTGACCCGGCTGAGGGTCAGCTGCGATCAAAGGCGTTGCGATTCCTGATATACTCACACATCTGGCTGGCAATAGGTATGGCCGCGCAGGTGCTCTGGATGGGAGAACTGTTCAACTTTTCAGCTCTTCGTCCTGCGGTCGCTATTGGTGCGGGACTGATAGCTGCTTACGGAACCATGCGGATCCTACGATCACTGGAGCCACACCCGATCCCATCGCCTCACATTAATTGGGTAATGCAGAACAGATCGATCATGACCGTGCTAACGATCTGCGCGGCCATTATTTCATTGATCGCGGTGTATCCATTGCATTTTGTTTTTGGCAGGTGGACGTTGGTTGCAGCTGCGCTGGTAGCCTTATACATAACACCCTTGCGCAATAAGATGGGTAGTTCCATCGGGATAAGAAATGTCCCGGTCCTAAAAGCTCCATTGATCGCTGGTGTTTGTGCGCTCGTTACGATCGGCCTTTCGGCTGATGTTGTTTTCGATGTTGAACGTGAAATGCTAAAATGGATCGCGATCCCGCAGTTCGCGTTCTTCCTTGCCATCACTACTACTTATGATATCGCCGATGTTCACTATGATGACCATGGTCTTAAGACCTTCCCGCAATTATTCGGTGTTACAGGAACCAAGTTGCTCGCCATCCTTCTAATGGTGCCGTGGTTCGCGTTCTACATCATATCAATGTATTTGGGTCATGCCCTTTTAGATCCGGTAGGAAATGGTCCGGGGTTGGACTTCATGTACTTGTTACCATTGGCCGGACTTGTTATGACCGCTTTCATTATTACGGGCGCCAAGCCAGGAACCAATGAATGGTACTATAAGATCTGGCTTGATGGCACACTGATACTGATCCCGCTATTGGGCTGGCTGGGTAGCTTGCTCTAACTACTTTTGCGTTACGTCATGACCGTATTCCAGAACTCGCTCGACTTTGCACGCTCACAAGATGTCGTTGACCCTTTGCGTTCGTTCCGAGAAGAATTCCACTTCCCACAACTCGCGGGCGAACCAGTGATCTACTTCACCGGGAACTCCCTTGGTCTCCAACCTAGAGCTGCCGCTGACGCGTTGAAACAGGAACTGGATGATTGGGCCAAATTCGGTGTGGAAGGACATTTCCACGCGAAACATCCATGGCTCAGTTACCATGAAGAGTTGACCGCAAGTGCTACGCGGATCGCTGGAGCCAAAGAGAGTGAGGTGGTGGTGATGAACCAGCTCACAAGCAACCTTCACTTTTTACTCGTGAGTTTCTTCCGTCCAAAAGGTGCGCGCAAAGTGATCCTTACCGAGCAACGCCCATTTCCTAGTGATACGTACGCTTTTGCTTCGCAGATCCAGTTCCATGGTGGCGACCCCGCTACTGACCTTGTAGAAATGCAACCCAGAAAAGGTGAGTATTGTTTGCGTACGGAGGACATTGTCGCCAAGATCAACGAACTCGGCGATGAATTAGCATTGGTCTGTTTTGGTGGAGTGAATTTCTACACCGGACAAGCATTCGATATGGAAGCGATCACCAAAGCTGCGCATGAAGTTGGTGCGAACGCTGGTTTCGATCTGGCCCACGCCGCTGGTAATCTCAAATTGGAATTACACGATTGGAATGCCGACTTTGCTTGCTGGTGCAGCTACAAATACCTGAATAGCGGTCCGGGTGGCGTGGCTAGTGTGTTCGTACACGAAAGGCATCATGGCAAAGGCTTACCGCTGTTCGCAGGTTGGTGGGGACACGACAAACAGGACCGATTCAAAATGGAGCCGGTTTTCAAACCCATGCCCACCGCCGAAGCATGGCAAGTAAGCAATGCTCCAGTGCTGAGCATGGCGGTTCATCGTGTTGCGTTAGAACAATTCGATCGTGCCGGTATGGATCGCTTGCGTTCTAAGAGCGAACAACTCACCGGGTATTTGGAATTCATTGTTCACGAAGTGGCGAGATCCACCAACACGAATTTGGAGATCATCACACCAAGTAACCCGAAACAACGCGGAGCGCAACTGAGCGTGTTAGCGCATGGAAAAGGCAAGTACCTTTTCGACGCATTAACGACAAAGGGTGTAGTGGCTGATTGGCGCGAACCGAACGTGATCCGCATGGCACCTGTGCCGATGTACAATTCTTTCGAAGACGTATATCGGTTCGGGCAAATATTACAGGAATGTATGTAGGGGTCGGTCATGACCGACCCGGAATACATGTGGAACGCCATTTATGTTTAGCGGAAGTATTAGTTGCAGGATCGAATAATGAAGAACATCACCATCGTAGGCGGCGGATTAG
The nucleotide sequence above comes from Flavobacteriales bacterium. Encoded proteins:
- the gcvP gene encoding aminomethyl-transferring glycine dehydrogenase, translated to MTPSTYQERHIGPNAKATSEMLTAIGVASLDELIDRTVPDRIRSPKPLDVGPALTEREHLDRMQQLGALNKVFRSYIGLGYSGTLLPPPIQRNVFENPGWYTAYTPYQAEISQGRLEALLNFQTMTSDLTGLPIANASLLDEATAVGEAMHMFYAARPKELVGAKKFFADRGLYPQNIEVLRTRCVPIGVELVVGDVKDFTPDGSYFGLALQYPSLDGGVQDLRSVVAQAKEDGIRTVVSADILALTLLTPPGEWGADVCVGNTQRFGVPMGYGGPHAAFFATTEEFKRIIPGRIIGVSQDRRGHSALRMALQTREQHIRRDKATSNICTAQALLAVMASMYAVYHGPEGLKRIAHIVHDHTHRVAVAAHKLGYSLSNAVYFDTVTFSLPATTSIEKVRTAAESRGINFRYGKDSVTIAFDETVRDEDVNDVIATLAEACGEKPFSSASQGAPTVLPEFLQRHSRFMEHPVFNSYHTELELQRYIKKLENKDFSLMHGMIPLGSCTMKLNAASTLIPLTWPEWANIHPFVPVEQAAGYQQVFAELSDALAKATGMTAVSLQPNSGAQGEYAGLLTIRAYHEANGDLKRNVALIPSSAHGTNPASAVMAGMQVVVVKADEEGRIDTVDLKAKAEQYKDTLSCLMVTYPSTHGVYESAILDITAAIHANGGLVYMDGANMNAQVGLTSPGGTGADVCHLNLHKTFAIPHGGGGPGMGPICVNDKLKPFLPGHPLIKTGGSKAVPAVSAAPWGSSLILLISYGYIKMLGGNGLTDATRYAILNANYLKVKLADHYPILYTGDEGMVAHEMILDCRGFKRTSGIEVEDIAKRLMDYGFHAPTVSFPVAGTLMVEPTESEGKPELDRFIEAMKSIRKEIAEVENGNADKLDNVLKMAPHTSSEICADTWSHDYGREKAAYPMKSMHDWKYWPTASRVDSAFGDRNLVCTCPPIEDYAAVEA
- the kynU gene encoding kynureninase, which translates into the protein MTVFQNSLDFARSQDVVDPLRSFREEFHFPQLAGEPVIYFTGNSLGLQPRAAADALKQELDDWAKFGVEGHFHAKHPWLSYHEELTASATRIAGAKESEVVVMNQLTSNLHFLLVSFFRPKGARKVILTEQRPFPSDTYAFASQIQFHGGDPATDLVEMQPRKGEYCLRTEDIVAKINELGDELALVCFGGVNFYTGQAFDMEAITKAAHEVGANAGFDLAHAAGNLKLELHDWNADFACWCSYKYLNSGPGGVASVFVHERHHGKGLPLFAGWWGHDKQDRFKMEPVFKPMPTAEAWQVSNAPVLSMAVHRVALEQFDRAGMDRLRSKSEQLTGYLEFIVHEVARSTNTNLEIITPSNPKQRGAQLSVLAHGKGKYLFDALTTKGVVADWREPNVIRMAPVPMYNSFEDVYRFGQILQECM